A stretch of Bacillus pseudomycoides DNA encodes these proteins:
- a CDS encoding aminopeptidase has product MKDPRIETLAHNLINYSIRLQKGEKVLIENFGLQKELVTALVKEAYAAGGFPFVSLKDHQVDRSLLMGATEEHFEQIAAYEASVMKDMDAYIGLRSGDNINEQADVPSERMKIHGQTVGKKVHRDIRVPKTRWVVLRYPNASMAQLAKMSTEAFENFYFEVCNLDYGKMDKAMDNLVELMNKTDKVRLVGPGTDLTFSIKDIPAIKCSGHLNIPDGEVYSAPVRDSVNGTVSYNTPSPYNGYTFENVQLKFKDGQIVEATANDTERINKIFDTDEGARYVGEFAIGVNPYILHPMGDILFDEKIDGSFHFTPGQAYDDAWNGNNSNIHWDLVCIQRPEYGGGEIYFDDVLIRKDGRFVIPELEALNPENLK; this is encoded by the coding sequence ATGAAAGACCCACGTATTGAAACTTTAGCACACAATTTAATTAACTATTCCATCCGTTTACAAAAAGGTGAAAAAGTATTAATTGAAAACTTTGGCTTGCAAAAAGAACTTGTAACTGCACTTGTCAAAGAAGCATATGCAGCTGGTGGTTTCCCATTCGTCTCATTAAAAGATCATCAAGTTGACCGCTCTTTATTAATGGGCGCTACCGAAGAACACTTCGAGCAAATCGCTGCCTATGAAGCAAGTGTAATGAAAGATATGGATGCTTATATTGGTCTGCGTTCTGGCGACAACATTAACGAACAAGCTGACGTTCCAAGTGAACGCATGAAAATCCACGGTCAAACAGTTGGTAAAAAAGTTCATAGAGACATCCGCGTTCCAAAAACACGCTGGGTTGTTCTTCGCTACCCAAATGCATCTATGGCACAGCTTGCAAAAATGAGCACAGAAGCATTCGAAAACTTCTACTTTGAAGTATGTAACTTAGATTACGGTAAAATGGACAAAGCAATGGATAACCTTGTTGAACTTATGAACAAAACAGATAAAGTTCGCCTTGTTGGCCCTGGAACTGACTTAACATTCTCTATTAAAGACATTCCAGCTATTAAATGCTCTGGTCATTTAAACATTCCAGATGGTGAAGTATACTCTGCACCAGTTCGCGATTCTGTTAACGGTACAGTTTCTTACAACACACCATCACCATATAACGGCTATACATTTGAAAATGTACAACTGAAATTTAAAGATGGACAAATTGTTGAAGCAACTGCAAACGATACAGAACGCATCAACAAAATCTTTGATACAGATGAAGGCGCACGCTACGTTGGTGAATTTGCAATTGGCGTAAACCCATACATCTTACATCCAATGGGCGATATTCTATTTGATGAAAAAATTGACGGTAGCTTCCACTTCACTCCTGGACAAGCTTACGACGATGCATGGAATGGCAACAATTCTAACATCCACTGGGATTTAGTATGTATCCAACGCCCTGAATACGGCGGCGGCGAAATTTACTTCGACGACGTATTAATCCGTAAAGATGGACGCTTCGTTATACCTGAATTAGAAGCATTGAATCCTGAAAACTTAAAATAG
- the ytxJ gene encoding bacillithiol system redox-active protein YtxJ: MSMTKIETMEEFDALLETAEPYILFKHSTTCPISQGAYTEFEAYCHDAKEAPTYYLYVQDARDVSNRIAEHFGIKHESPQVLYIKDGVVVWHTSHWNIKKQTLEENVK, from the coding sequence ATGAGCATGACGAAAATTGAAACAATGGAAGAGTTTGACGCATTGTTAGAAACAGCGGAACCATATATTCTTTTTAAACATAGTACAACATGCCCAATTAGCCAAGGAGCATACACGGAGTTCGAGGCATATTGTCACGATGCAAAAGAAGCACCTACTTATTATTTATACGTGCAAGATGCAAGAGATGTTTCGAATCGTATTGCAGAGCACTTTGGTATTAAACATGAGTCGCCACAAGTGCTATACATAAAAGATGGGGTAGTAGTATGGCATACATCCCATTGGAATATTAAGAAGCAGACTTTAGAAGAGAATGTGAAGTAG
- a CDS encoding DUF5412 family protein gives MGSLLIAGIIGYGVYWAFFDMNRLPRVYVTNGGATTSYAVRGELVCNEQNNKTKNIYWNNRENTANITWNDNDTVIINGHKLDVPNDKFDFRNQ, from the coding sequence ATGGGGAGCTTGCTCATTGCAGGAATCATTGGTTATGGAGTGTATTGGGCATTCTTTGATATGAATAGGTTACCCAGAGTGTATGTAACGAATGGAGGGGCAACAACTTCTTACGCTGTTCGAGGTGAATTAGTATGTAACGAACAAAATAATAAAACGAAAAATATTTATTGGAATAATCGTGAGAATACTGCAAATATCACTTGGAATGATAATGATACAGTTATAATTAACGGGCATAAACTGGATGTGCCAAATGATAAGTTTGATTTTAGAAATCAATAA
- a CDS encoding PH domain-containing protein: protein MNFPIKRSKPIMIFVSVMFVFMVIYPIVMLMMNKENWGSALIGMAICLIVNVPLVWEVFIKKHTVENGILKYGILNDDIVLSDVLIVRQVSKSLEMTTNQYKVHMIAMPRNKEKLLLLIQEANPHVKIDVKA from the coding sequence ATGAACTTTCCTATCAAAAGAAGCAAACCAATTATGATTTTTGTAAGTGTGATGTTCGTTTTTATGGTTATTTATCCAATTGTGATGCTCATGATGAATAAGGAAAACTGGGGATCAGCACTAATTGGGATGGCAATTTGTCTTATTGTAAATGTCCCGCTCGTTTGGGAAGTATTTATTAAAAAACATACTGTAGAAAATGGGATTTTGAAATACGGAATACTAAATGATGATATTGTGTTATCTGATGTGCTGATTGTTCGTCAAGTTAGCAAATCGCTCGAAATGACAACAAATCAATATAAAGTGCATATGATTGCTATGCCGCGAAATAAAGAAAAGTTATTATTGCTTATTCAAGAAGCAAATCCACATGTGAAAATAGACGTGAAAGCATAA
- a CDS encoding DUF948 domain-containing protein translates to MYNRRKYEKDKGSDEMQVLLYVSAAIAAVAFAILVIYTCRTLLSLQKTLENVASTLEGLEKQMQGISVETEQLLHKTNALADDIQQKSQSLNKVVEGVDGIGTTIHSLNTKLRNVSDSVTNEIENNADKVAQVVQWSSAAIEVYNHYRTSRQEKKLEKAEKKLEKAEKKEKRSRLPIRMRGE, encoded by the coding sequence TTGTATAATAGGAGAAAGTATGAAAAAGATAAAGGAAGTGATGAAATGCAAGTTCTTTTATACGTAAGTGCAGCTATAGCTGCCGTTGCTTTTGCAATTTTAGTGATATATACATGTAGAACATTATTATCATTGCAGAAGACGTTAGAAAATGTTGCAAGTACATTAGAAGGCTTAGAGAAGCAAATGCAAGGGATAAGCGTAGAGACAGAACAATTATTACATAAGACGAATGCATTAGCTGACGATATTCAGCAAAAATCTCAGTCGTTAAATAAAGTAGTAGAAGGCGTAGATGGAATCGGAACAACAATTCATTCTTTAAATACGAAGCTTCGTAATGTATCAGATTCTGTAACAAATGAAATTGAAAATAATGCAGATAAAGTAGCGCAAGTCGTACAATGGAGTAGTGCAGCGATTGAAGTGTACAATCATTATCGTACTAGTAGACAAGAGAAAAAGCTAGAAAAGGCCGAGAAGAAGTTAGAGAAGGCAGAGAAAAAAGAGAAGCGCTCTAGACTTCCGATTCGTATGAGGGGTGAATAG